The region TGCCCTGccaggctgctgcctgctcccagccacTTATGGCATCGCTTTGTGTCTCACAGGGAAACTTTCAGCGCATTTTGTTTCCATGGCAGGCATCACAGGGGCTTCTCATCACAGGACCCCAGGGGCAgttgaaaagcagcagcaaaggctcTTGGCTTGACAGCTGGTACGAGACCACCTCCCATCACAAACACCCACACCCATTCACAGGGTGCTGAGCATGCTGAGACATCTTCCACCTGTGGCGGGGCAGTGCTGTGCTGTCATGCCTAGCTGCCCCGCTTAGATTTCAGCAATTAAAACAACTACCACCCATTTCAACACAAGGGCTTGTTTATCTAAGGACAGCAGTTCAGATTAGTTTCAGTGATTGAGATCAACCACTTCGTTCAGGCCTGGGCAGCCAGAAAGGACCAAATATGTGGGAACAGCAAGGAAAGACTCGCTGATCTGAAGGGCAGAGGATCAGAAGAGCATGCAGTCATCAACCCAGCTCCCCAGGCAGAAACCAGGCACCTTCACTGAGGTGGCTCACAGACCCAGAGGTGCCTTACGTAGAGGCCAAGCCACATGCAGTTGCCCAGTCTTGCAGCGTTTTCCCCAAATTGCCCCAGCAGTATGAAGGAATTTCCCCCTTCACCCAGAAATTTGGGCTAGAACAAGCTTAACTTCCAAGGGTAAGGGATGAGCCTGAGGATCCAGATCCCTGCCTGGCAagcacagcacaggcagagaaactctctctgctcagctgctCCATCCCCACCGCACAGCCCCTCAGGCGAGGGCAAGGCCAGTCAGGGGCTCTtcagaagagcagcagctgcctgcactgATGTTCTCTGGCTGGGCTTGCTCTGTGTCTAAGCCTGAGGACATGATGacagctctgctcctccagACCACAGCAAATACCCCTTAAACATTCCTCCAGCCTCCCAGGCATTCGGCACTGTGGGGAGGGCTGCGCTTTGCAGGTGTAGGCACTTGACACTTTTAAAATGAGGCTTCATCAGCCCCATGGAGCACACAGGCCGGAGGCAGGACTGGCAGCACACGGCCAGTGCATCATCTCTGTTACTGGGGTCTGAGGGGAGATTCAGCTGGGAAAGCCCTTCACAGCTGTCACTcctcattcatagaatcatagaataatcaggttggaaaagacccccaggatcatcgagtccaaccattcctatcaaacactaaaccatgccccttagcacctcgtccacccgtcccttaaacacctccagggaaggtgaatcaaccacctccctgggcagcctgttccagtgaccaatgaccctttctgtgaagaattttttcctaatgtccagcctgaacctcccctggtggagcttgaggccattccctcttgtcctgtcccctgtcacttgggagaagagcccagctacttcctctccacaacctcctttcaggtagttgtagagagcaatgaggtctcccctcagcctcctcttctccaggctaaacacccccagctctctcagccgctcctcataaggcctgttctccagccccctcaccagcttcgttgctcacACCACTGGTCTTCACTGGGGCGGAAACACTACCCAGCTTCCTTGGCAGCCTGCACTGTGTTTACTTGCCAGGTAACTACCACGGGTAAAAACACATGCAGGATGGAGGTGGTTCATCTTCCCCCTTCTCTACAATCACTGCTCTGAAACCCCCACTCGACTCACACTGCAGCAAGAACAAATAAGATGAGGGAAATTggtttcagatttttattttagaactcTTTAAACAGGAGTGACTGAAATAGAAACAGTGTTTGAGTCCCGTCAGAAGGAATGACTCGATAAACACAGGGCAGGCAGTCGCCTCTGCCCCATGCCAATCCGTATAAATATTGGCCACCCCTGATTAGTAACCAGGTGGCTTTCATACGAGTCCATGCTTACATATTACAACATGTCAGTTCTCAACAGGAAATAACTTATGTGAACTTCTTGATTTCGTCATACAGGACTAAGACAAAGGCGCCACCCATTCCTCGGAGTACATTCGACCATGCACCTTTGAAAAAAGCCTTGGAGCCCTCATCCCGGGCAATCTTTCGCCAGCAGTCAATAGTGCCGGTGTACATTATCTCACCTGCAGGAGACAGACAGTGTGAGGAATTGGATGCCCATGACCCCCAACATCCAGGTTGGAAACGGCCTATTTCATAACTTCAAGTGCATCCCATCTCTTGACTTTCTCCAGTATTAAACGTGTCAGGAGATGggcggctgctgctgcactACCCCTAGCAGACATTGGAAGGACTGGTTTGAGTTGACACTTTCAGACCCAAAAGCTATTGCACAGTCACCCAGGCAGTGCCTGCTACCAGGAATGTCTCTTCTTGGCCCAGAGATGCTAGACTGCAACATCCTTAAGCAAATTCTGCTGCTCCCATCTGCTGACAGATACCTGACTTGTGCACATCGCCTCAGAGGGCTGCTGCAGAGACTGCCCCATCCATGCTTCCTGCCTGACACCTATTTCTGCAGCCCAATTCACACCTCACTTAGGTGTGAAGTTTACAAGAGGAAGGGATATCTACATATCTGTCACCTCAGTTCCACCACCAACTGTTGATTCAGGGATGCCCAACACTGTTTACAGAAGAAAGTAGAAACTTACTTCCTTTACGGCCAGACTGCATCATCATGCGACGACGAACTGTATCAAAAGGATAGGAGACCAAACCAGCGACAGCGGTGACGGTCTGAGCAATCATCCAACTGACAACAATGTGGGTGTTCTTTGGGTCTGGAAGCATTCCTGCAGGAGAGAGGTTTGTATGAGAATGGCAGGTGAGCCACCAGCATCTGCTGAAATGCACTACAAGCCTGCCACAGCCTGGCATCCCCCTTCCAAAGCCATTTCAGTCAACCTACCCTTTGCAGTGTCATAGATGCCAAAGTAGGCGGCTCTGTAGATGATGATACCCTGGACAGAGACGTTGAAGCCCTGGTACAGGCCCCTGAGGCCGTCTGACCGGAAGATTTTGACCAGGCAGTCACCGAGCCCGCTGAACTCCCGGTCAGCCCCGGCTTTGCCCACATCTGCAGCCAGGCGGGTTCGGGCGAAGTCAAGGGGGTAGACGAAGCAGAGGGAGGTCGCGCCGGCAGCACCCCCGGATGCCAGATTCCCGGCAAAGTAGCGCCAGAACTGTGTGCGCTTATCCACGCCACCCAGGAAGATCTGCTTGTACTTATCCTTAAAGGCGAAGTTGAGGGCCTGGGTGGGGAAGTACCGGATCACATTGGCCAGGTTGCCACGCCAGAAGGAGAGGATGCCCTGCTCGCGGGGGATGCGCACCACGCAGTCGATGATGCCCTTGTACTGCTTGTCGGCGGCGATCTGCTTGCTAGCATGCTGCACCTGCAGGGCAATACACAGCTGTCAGCCCTAACGCCTGCGACCCCCCAGCTGCCACCTCTGCCACCTAGGACCCCTTGGCTGCCACCTAGGATCCCCTGGCTGCCAACCctgccacctgggacccctggTTGGCTGGGATCCCCTGGCTGCCACCCGGGACCCCCTGGCTGCCACTTGGGACCCCCGGTTGGCTGTGACCCTCTGGCTACCACCTCTGCTATGTGGGACCCCCTGGCTGCCACCTCTGCCACCTGGGACTCCTGGctgccacctgggacctccggCTGCCATCTCTGCCACGTGGGACCCCTTGGTTGCCACCTCTGCCTCCTGGGACCCCTGGCTGCCACCTCTGCCTCCCAACTGCCACCTctgccacctgggacccccggcTGGCTGTGACCCACTGGCTACCACCTCTGCCACCAGAGACCCCCTGGCTGCCATCTCTAGCACCTGGGACCCCTTGGTTGCCACCTGTGCCACCTGGGACTCCTGGCTGTCACCTGCGACCCCCGGCTGGCTGTGACCCCTGGCTATCACCTCTGCCTCCTGGGACTCCCTGGCTGCCACCTCTGCTATGCGGGACCCCCCCGGGTGGCCGTGACCCCCGGCTATCACCTCTGCCACCCTCGACCCCCGGCTGCCCGTGACCCCCGGCCCTCACCTCCGCCCCCACCGCTCCCCCGGCCGCTCGAGCCGCTCTCCCCTCCAGGCtcccacctgcagcagcagcttcacccTCTCGATGGGGGCGACGGCGGTCTTGGAGATGGCGGCCGCCACCCCGCCGGCGAGGAAATCCTTGGCGAAGGACACGGCGGCATCGGTCATGGCGGGAGGCGGCGGAGGAGCGCGGGacgggcggcggcggggcgggcgcacGAAATGGCCGCGGATATAggggcgcggcgggggcggggccgagcGGCCATTGGCTGCGAGGGGAGGAGGAACGCGGGAGCCTCGGTGGGGAGAGCATCCTCGGCCTTAAGGGGCAGGGGACGgggcgagagggaatggcctcgagctctgcccggggaggttcaggctggacattaggaaattttttttcacagaaagggtcattgggcactggcagaggctgcccagggagggggttgagacaccttccctggaggggtttaagggacgggtggacgaggtgctgagggacatggtttagtgattgataggaatggttggactcgatgatccgatgcgtcttttccaacctggtgattctatgatccccgGGACCGGCTGGCATCCCCAGATCCAGCCCCCATCCCCCAGGATCCAGCCGGCATCCCCCAAAGATCTATCCGGCATCCCCCAAAGATCTATCCGGCATCCCCCAAAGATCTATCCGGCATCCCCAGATCCAGCTCTCATCCCCAAATCCTGCTGGCATCCCCAAAGATCCAGCTGGCAGTCCCCAGATCCTGCTGGCATCCCCACAGATCTatccagcacccccaagtccagcctgcacccccacatccatCCACCATCCCCAGATCAAGCCCTCATCCCCAACGATCCAGCCGGCATCCCCAaagatccagcctggccctgctcTCCCCTTGGCAGCGATGGCACCTTCCCTGCCCGCTTCCCCCATCCCCACTGTGCCAGCCC is a window of Phaenicophaeus curvirostris isolate KB17595 chromosome 13, BPBGC_Pcur_1.0, whole genome shotgun sequence DNA encoding:
- the SLC25A5 gene encoding ADP/ATP translocase 2 gives rise to the protein MTDAAVSFAKDFLAGGVAAAISKTAVAPIERVKLLLQVQHASKQIAADKQYKGIIDCVVRIPREQGILSFWRGNLANVIRYFPTQALNFAFKDKYKQIFLGGVDKRTQFWRYFAGNLASGGAAGATSLCFVYPLDFARTRLAADVGKAGADREFSGLGDCLVKIFRSDGLRGLYQGFNVSVQGIIIYRAAYFGIYDTAKGMLPDPKNTHIVVSWMIAQTVTAVAGLVSYPFDTVRRRMMMQSGRKGSEIMYTGTIDCWRKIARDEGSKAFFKGAWSNVLRGMGGAFVLVLYDEIKKFT